The following proteins come from a genomic window of Thiothrix unzii:
- the ccoG gene encoding cytochrome c oxidase accessory protein CcoG, translated as MSENPNKADTAGSTDSGFYQKHTIIHPRKTSGRFTDLRKWAVWALLGLYYVLPWLTWKGQHLVLFDLPARKFYILGQTFWPQDIFYLAILLILAALVLFFVTALAGRVWCGYACPQTVWSEVFLWIEQWVEGDRPQQIKLDKAPWNKDKITKRTLKHVLWLVFSLLTGFTFVGYFVPMETLWTATITGTLGGWALFWVLFYGFATYGNAGFLREQVCIYMCPYSRFQSAMFDKDTLIISYDEARGEPRGSRKRGEEKPGDKGDCIDCTLCVQVCPTGIDIRDGLQYQCISCALCIDACDSIMDKMGYERGLVRYTTEHALHGGVTHVLRFRTFVYAGLLLLITAGLLYSISQRVPLEMDIIRDRNALFRDTGDGNIENIYTLKVINMDAKPHEFAVSVAGIEGIELRGAETIKVDSGRVAEVPVKVIVNPDHMTERSQEVMFHIEAKDDASLAQTQKARLLGPKL; from the coding sequence ATGTCTGAGAATCCCAACAAAGCAGATACAGCGGGAAGCACTGATAGCGGCTTTTACCAGAAACACACGATTATCCACCCACGAAAAACCAGTGGTCGTTTTACTGACTTACGCAAGTGGGCGGTATGGGCGTTGCTGGGGTTGTACTATGTATTGCCTTGGTTAACTTGGAAAGGGCAGCATTTGGTATTGTTCGATTTGCCCGCCCGTAAATTCTACATTTTGGGGCAAACTTTTTGGCCTCAGGATATTTTCTATTTAGCGATTCTGCTGATTTTAGCTGCCTTGGTATTGTTTTTCGTCACCGCATTGGCGGGGCGGGTGTGGTGTGGCTATGCCTGTCCACAAACGGTATGGAGCGAAGTCTTCCTCTGGATTGAGCAATGGGTTGAGGGCGATCGTCCACAACAGATCAAACTCGATAAAGCCCCTTGGAATAAAGATAAAATCACTAAGCGCACTCTCAAGCATGTGTTGTGGTTAGTGTTTTCCCTGCTGACCGGGTTTACCTTCGTGGGTTATTTCGTACCGATGGAAACCTTGTGGACGGCGACCATTACCGGAACGCTTGGTGGCTGGGCATTGTTCTGGGTGTTGTTTTACGGTTTTGCCACTTATGGTAATGCGGGCTTCTTGCGTGAGCAGGTGTGTATTTATATGTGCCCCTATTCACGTTTCCAAAGTGCTATGTTTGACAAAGATACGCTGATTATTTCCTATGATGAGGCACGCGGTGAGCCGCGTGGTTCACGCAAGCGTGGTGAAGAAAAACCCGGCGATAAAGGCGATTGTATTGACTGTACCTTGTGTGTGCAGGTTTGCCCGACAGGGATCGACATCCGTGATGGCTTGCAATACCAATGTATCAGTTGTGCGTTGTGTATTGATGCCTGCGATAGCATCATGGATAAAATGGGCTACGAACGTGGGCTGGTGCGGTACACTACCGAACACGCTTTGCACGGTGGTGTAACCCATGTTTTACGTTTTCGCACCTTCGTTTACGCGGGATTGTTATTGCTGATTACCGCTGGTTTGCTGTATTCCATTTCGCAGCGAGTGCCGCTGGAAATGGATATTATCCGTGACCGTAACGCACTGTTCCGCGATACTGGCGACGGCAATATCGAAAATATTTACACTTTGAAAGTCATTAATATGGATGCCAAACCGCATGAATTCGCGGTCAGTGTTGCCGGGATTGAAGGTATTGAATTGCGCGGCGCAGAAACCATCAAAGTTGATTCGGGCAGAGTGGCAGAAGTGCCGGTAAAAGTTATCGTTAACCCGGATCACATGACTGAGCGCAGTCAAGAAGTCATGTTCCACATTGAAGCCAAGGACGATGCGTCACTGGCGCAAACACAAAAAGCCCGCCTGTTAGGCCCGAAATTATAG
- a CDS encoding FixH family protein has translation MYVEVEDTKPWYKQFWPWALMVMPATAVVAGLYTYSLAASGSSGLVVDDYYKAGKAINRSMEKSQKAAALGLHANLAVNDSAVRILLDHVAVQPEQTLTLSLYHATIPGRDQTVTLTHSGAGMWSGQIQPLSAGKWFAHLLPVDQSWRLEGVIPTLETVTLELQPAL, from the coding sequence ATGTACGTTGAAGTGGAAGATACCAAACCGTGGTACAAGCAGTTCTGGCCTTGGGCGTTGATGGTAATGCCAGCCACTGCTGTTGTGGCGGGGCTTTACACTTATTCGCTGGCGGCTTCTGGCAGCAGTGGATTGGTCGTAGACGATTATTATAAAGCGGGCAAAGCGATTAACCGCTCGATGGAAAAAAGTCAAAAAGCCGCCGCTTTGGGTTTACACGCCAATCTTGCGGTGAACGACTCAGCCGTGCGTATTTTGTTGGATCATGTTGCCGTGCAGCCGGAGCAAACCCTGACCTTGAGTTTGTATCACGCTACCATACCGGGGCGCGATCAGACTGTGACCTTAACTCACAGCGGCGCGGGAATGTGGTCTGGGCAAATCCAGCCATTGTCGGCAGGTAAGTGGTTTGCACATTTGTTGCCCGTTGATCAAAGCTGGCGGCTGGAGGGCGTTATCCCTACCCTAGAAACAGTGACGTTGGAATTGCAACCAGCACTGTGA